One segment of Panicum virgatum strain AP13 chromosome 3K, P.virgatum_v5, whole genome shotgun sequence DNA contains the following:
- the LOC120699809 gene encoding psbP domain-containing protein 1, chloroplastic-like isoform X3 encodes MISTSAVLLLGPKQITLAETTGGAFREYIDTFDGYTFLYPKSWIQVRGAGADIFFRDPFVLDENMSVEISSPSSSKYTSVEDLGPPEKAAEKVLKQYLTEFMSTRLGVRRESNILSASSKVADDGRLYYEVEVNIKSYASNNELAVMPQDRVQSLEWDRRYLSVLGVENKRLYELRLQTPEQVFMEEEDDLRRVMDSFRVIETV; translated from the exons ATGATATCCACCTCAGCAGTCCTACTCTTAGGACCAAAGCAGATCACGCTAGCTGAGACAACTGGCGGCGCATTCAGGGAGTACATCGACACATTTGATGGCTACACCTTCCTGTACCCCAAGAGCTGGATCCAGGTGCGAGGCGCTGGCGCGGACATATTCTTCAGGGACCCCTTTGTCCTCGACGAGAACATGTCGGTCGAGATATCGTCCCCTTCGTCGTCAAAATACACCAGCGTCGAGGATCTAGGCCCTCCGGAGAAGGCTGCGGAGAAGGTTCTGAAGCAGTACCTGACGGAGTTCATGTCGACCAGGCTGGGTGTTCGCCGCGAATCAAACATCCTGTCTGCGTCATCCAAGGTCGCCGATGATGGCAGGCTGTACTACGAAGTTGAG GTGAATATAAAATCCTATGCGAGCAACAACGAGCTGGCAGTGATGCCGCAGGACAGGGTGCAGAGCCTGGAGTGGGACCGGCGCTACCTATCGGTCCTCGGCGTTGAGAACAAGCGGCTCTATGAGCTCCGGTTGCAGACGCCGGAGCAGGTGTTCATGGAGGAAGAGGACGACCTCAGAAGAGTCATGGACTCCTTCAGGGTCATCGAGACGGTGTAG
- the LOC120699808 gene encoding nuclear export mediator factor NEMF-like, with protein sequence MVKARMTTTDVAAEVKCLRRLIGMRLANVYDITPKTYLFKLMNSSGVTESGESERVLLLMESGVRFHTTQYVRDKSTTPSGFTLKLRKHIRNKRLEDVRMLGYDRIILFQFGLGSNAHFIILELYAQGNILLTDSEYTVMTLLRSHRDDNKGLAIMSRHRYPVEACRVFERTDFAKLKDTLTMSDNVDNNEPSEITSGSTDAQEPSSTNDGVSVTEISEKPLSRKEKRAAAKAKHLGSDAKANNGAQSNKATLKTILGEALAYGPALAEHIILDAGLVPSTKVGKDPGSTTDDSTIQALMESITRFEDWLEDVISGQRIPEGFILMQNKMTAKKNLTPSEGDLTNQKIYDDYCPILLNQFKSREYDEFATFDAALDEFYSKIESQKVNQQQKAKEESAAQRLNKIKLDQENRVHILRKEVDHCVKMAELIEYNLEDVDAAILAVRVSLANEMSWEALTRMIKEERKAGNPVAGLIDKLNFERNCITLLLSNNLDDMDDDEKTAPVEKVEVDISLSAHANARRWYEMKKKQESKQEKTITAHEKAFKAAEKKTHLQLAQEKTVAAITHMRKVHWFEKFNWFISSENYLIISGRDAQQNELIVKRYMSKGDLYVHAELHGASSTIIKNHKPDTPIPPLTLNQAGCFTVCHSKAWDSKIVTSAWWVYPHQVSKTAPTGEYLTVGSFMIRGKKNFLPPHPLVMGFGILFRLDESSLAAHLNERRVKGEDEALQEIEAESRMKQSSPQSDEDIASENGSDKETHEDESSRENTNIDLTNNLGLSDLSTDIGTVTSPEILAETQVEENLDNGNSSSKEETGDASVSSELADLLDKTLGLGPTKVSGKSSLITSIPSSLAEDNDDLEVKKPAVRDKPYISKAERRKLKKGQSTGETATYSQYGEAVETPGASQQEKGKANTKAGSYVSEPGTSQQGKGKANTKATGSKVSQPGSSQQEKGKGSTQAANPKVSRGQKGKLKKIKEKYAEQDEEEREIRMALLASSGKPLRKDKPSQDEETTAKESKPSAGEDDSSKICYKCKKAGHLSRDCPESTSEADRNDISNSRSRDGIGASIAPAGGNSAMDEDDVQEIGDEEKEKLIDLDYLTGNPLPSDILLYAVPVCAPYNALQTYKYRVKITPGTAKKGKAAKTAMSLFLHTPDATNREKELMKACTDSELVAAIVGNAKITAPGLTQLKQKQKQMGKKSAKQK encoded by the exons ATGGTGAAGGCGCGGATGACGACGACGGACGTGGCGGCGGAGGTCAAgtgcctccgccgcctcatCGGCATGCGCCTCGCCAACGTCTACGACATCACCCCCAAG ACATATCTTTTCAAGCTGATGAACAGCAGTGGAGTTACTGAATCAGGGGAAAGCGAGAGGGTTTTATTGCTCATGGAGAGCGGTGTCAGGTTCCACACCACCCAATATGTCCG TGATAAGAGTACTACGCCATCAGGTTTCACTCTGAAACTACGAAAGCACATTCGTAACAAGAGGCTTGAAGATGTCCGTATGCTCGGATATGACAGG ATTATCCTTTTTCAATTCGGGCTTGGCAGTAATGCACATTTTATAATTCTGGAGCTATATGCACAAGGAAACATCCTTCTTACAGACTCAGAATACACAGTGATGACACTACTTCGTTCTCACAG AGATGACAACAAAGGACTGGCCATCATGTCACGTCATCGCTATCCCGTTGAAGCTTGCCGTGTTTTTGAGAGGACTGACTTTGCAAAGTTGAAGGACACGTTGACAATGTCTGACAATGTTGATAATAATGAACCTTCTGAAATCACATCTGGATCAACTGATGCTCAGGAACCTTCATCCACCAATGATGGAGTGTCTGTAACTGAAATATCTGAAAAACCACTGagtagaaaagaaaagagggcTGCTGCAAAAGCTAAACATCTTGGTTCAGATGCAAAAGCCAATAATGGTGCTCAATCAAATAAAGCTACTCTGAAGACAATTCTTGGCGAGGCATTGGCTTATGGCCCTGCACTAGCAGAGCATATCATATTGGATGCCGGGTTGGTTCCAAGTACAAAGGTCGGGAAAGATCCAGGGAGCACTACTGATGACAGCACTATTCAGGCTCTAATGGAATCTATTACAAGGTTTGAGGACTGGCTTGAAGATGTTATATCTGGCCAAAGGATTCCTGAGGGTTTCATTCTCATGCAGAATAAGATGACTGCAAAGAAGAACCTCACACCCTCGGAAGGTGATTTAACTAATCAGAAG ATATATGATGATTATTGCCCTATTCTACTGAATCAATTTAAGTCAAGGGAATATGATGAATTTGCAACATTTGATGCTGCACTAGACGAGTTCTACAGCAAAATAGAAAGTCAAAAGGTGAACCAACAGCAAAAGGCAAAAGAGGAATCTGCTGCTCAGAGgctgaataaaataaaattggaTCAA GAGAATCGTGTACATATATTGAGAAAGGAAGTGGACCATTGTGTCAAAATGGCAGAACTTATTGAGTACAATTTAGAGGATGTGGATGCAGCAATTTTGGCTGTTCGTGTTTCTCTTGCGAATGAAATGAGTTGGGAAGCTCTTACTCGTATGATTAAAGAGGAGAGAAAGGCTGGAAACCCAGTAGCAGGACTTATTGATAAgctaaattttgaaagaaattgCATCACCCTACTCTTGAGCAATAATCTTGATGACATGGACGATGATGAGAAAACTGCACCTGTGGAGAAG GTAGAGGTTGATATATCACTTTCTGCACATGCAAATGCAAGACGGTGGTATGAAATGAAGAAGAAACAAGAAAGCAAACAAGAGAAGACGATCACAGCTCACGAGAAAGCATTCAAAGCAGCTGAGAAGAAGACACATCTTCAACTTGCTCAG GAAAAAACTGTAGCTGCGATCACTCATATGCGCAAAGTGCACTGGTTTGAAAAGTTCAATTGGTTCATCAGCAGTGAAAATTACCTGATTATAAGTGGCCGAGATGCTCAGCAAAATGAGTTGATTGTCAAGCGCTATATGTCTAAAGGAGATCT GTATGTGCATGCTGAGTTACATGGAGCTTCCAGTACTATAATCAAGAATCACAAACCTGACACTCCTATTCCACCATTAACACTAAACCAAGCAGGATGCTTCACT GTTTGCCACAGCAAAGCATGGGATTCAAAAATTGTTACAAGTGCTTGGTGGGTGTATCCACATCAAGTTAGCAAGACAGCTCCTACTGGCGAGTACCTTACTGTTGGTAGTTTTATGATCCGTGGCAAGAAAAATTTTCTCCCACCTCACCCTCTCGTTATGGGCTTCGGTATCCTCTTCCGTTTGGACGAGAGCTCCTTGGCAGCTCATCTAAACGAAAGGAGGGTTAAAGGTGAAGATGAGGCTCTCCAAGAAATTGAAGCAGAGTCTCGTATGAAGCAAAGTAGCCCTCAATCTGATGAGGACATTGCTAGTGAAAATGGTTCCGACAAGGAAACACATGAAGATGAATCAAGCAGGGAAAATACAAATATTGACCTAACTAATAATCTTGGTCTTTCTGATCTGTCTACTGATATTGGTACTGTCACCTCTCCTGAAATACTTGCTGAAACCCAAGTTGAGGAGAACTTGGACAATGGGAATTCCAGTTCAAAGGAAGAAACTGGCGATGCTTCTGTTTCATCAGAACTTGCTGATCTGCTTGATAAGACTCTTGGTCTTGGCCCTACCAAGGTGTCAGGTAAAAGCTCTTTGATCACAAGCATCCCTTCCAGTTTAGCAGAAGACAATGATGATCTTGAAGTGAAAAAACCAGCAGTAAGAGACAAACCATACATATCAAAAGCAGAGAGAAGGAAACTGAAGAAGGGCCAGTCAACTGGTGAAACTGCTACTTATTCCCAATATGGTGAAGCTGTAGAAACACCAGGTGCTTCGCagcaagaaaaaggaaaggcaaACACAAAGGCTGGTTCCTATGTAAGTGAGCCAGGTACTTCACAGCAAGGGAAAGGAAAGGCAAACACAAAGGCTACTGGTTCTAAAGTGAGTCAGCCAGGTAGTTCACAGCAAGAAAAGGGCAAGGGAAGCACACAGGCTGCTAATCCTAAAGTAAGTCGCGGACAGAAAGGCAAGCTTAAGAAGATTAAAGAGAAGTATGCAGAGCAGGATGAAGAAGAAAGGGAAATTCGTATGGCATTGCTTGCG TCATCTGGCAAACCTTTGCGAAAGGACAAGCCTTCACAAGATGAAGAAACCACTGCTAAAGAATCAAAGCCATCAGCTG GTGAAGATGACTCATCAAAAATCTGTTATAAATGCAAAAAAGCTGGACATCTTTCTCGTGATTGCCCAGAAAGTACATCTGAGGCGGACCGAAATGACATCAGCAATAGTAGAAGCAGGGATGGTATTGGTGCAAGTATTGCTCCTGCTGGTGGAAACAGTGCCATGGACGAAGACGATGTTCAAGAGATTGGCGACGAAGAGAAAGAAAAGCTGATTGATTTGGACTACTTAACTGGAAACCCATTACCAAGTGATATTTTGCTCTATGCTGTACCTGTGTGCGCCCCTTACAACGCATTGCAGACATACAAATATCGTGTAAAGATTACTCCCGGCACAGCAAAGAAAGGAAAAG CTGCCAAAACCGCTATGAGCTTGTTCCTGCACACTCCTGACGCAACCAACCGTGAGAAGGAGCTGATGAAGGCATGCACAGACTCTGAATTGGTTGCTGCTATTGTTGGGAATGCCAAGATCACAGCACCGGGCCTCACTCAGTTGAAGCAGAAACAGAAACAGATGGGGAAGAAGTCTGCAAAACAGAAATAA